The window CGTTGCGTCGACCAATCACCACGCGGAGCCGACGCGACACGATGAACTTTTACATCGCCCAGCATGATTTCGGTCGGCCATGTGTTGCCATGCCGAGGTGTCACGACTTCCACCCGCATGCCCCAATTCGCCAATCGCTGGGTCAAGTCAAACGTTGCCGCGGCAGATTCGTGTCGCCCCGAACAATGCGGCCAAAAATGCCGAGCGACGAACATCACCCGAGACGCACTCACTGGCGAGCCGTCGCTTCAATCTCATCGGGTTCCAACACCCCGATGAATGGCAAGTTGCGATACATGTCGAGGTAGTCCAGTCCGTAGCCAACGACAAACTCGTCCGGAATCTCAAACGCAACGAAGTCTGGCTTCGGACCAATCTGCTCCGGACGCAACTTCCGCAACAAAACCGCCGTCGACACGCTTGATGCCCCCATGTCCGCGATCGCTCCGCTGAGCTTGGTGAGGGTGGCTCCTGTGTCATAAATGTCGTCAACCAACAACACGTCACGGTTTTGCACATCGATCAGCATCTTGGAATCAATTTCCAATTTGCCCGCTTGAGTTCCACCGCGATAACTCG of the Rhodopirellula baltica SH 1 genome contains:
- the hpt gene encoding hypoxanthine phosphoribosyltransferase is translated as MRTLIDESQLDDGVSKLAKEIDATYGDRPITVVAVMTGSLVLFADLIRRLSMPQRVGVIHASSYRGGTQAGKLEIDSKMLIDVQNRDVLLVDDIYDTGATLTKLSGAIADMGASSVSTAVLLRKLRPEQIGPKPDFVAFEIPDEFVVGYGLDYLDMYRNLPFIGVLEPDEIEATARQ